A stretch of the Uranotaenia lowii strain MFRU-FL chromosome 3, ASM2978415v1, whole genome shotgun sequence genome encodes the following:
- the LOC129756420 gene encoding uncharacterized protein LOC129756420, translating to MSSVKNVNKNKTKQSIDDAVASLTIKETTEEASASSTVENTEIASNKDKDDVEDELELDTWNLEAFSPLKNVLQLRGADKKRYNWLISQGYERTKAMSLAQDASKVNELRTQVNASKNKPTPNPPKADGITIALAPPDYPITTLNSEQAEKIKSAILKKVLDQKQTELKPKFDECVFVTDYLRVICADTNTYHWLQGIVSKLELWEGASLKIMSEKKLLKIGISYFGSFADSKDDNNEEILKFIQSQNDELDTSKWHIIKRKDVPSKKAVELTFTMDAESIRKLYSTKYLIRYKFGRVQIYKKEKSSGQNVIPVQHPKPTRNFQPGLRNPRQNFNNYRPNNGNNFFRNPFIPPWLNQQQPHQYQYNYGMNSGGFGPSPRGQTNVWNGRF from the coding sequence ATGAGTTCAGtaaaaaacgtaaacaaaaacaaaaccaaacaatCGATTGATGATGCCGTCGCATCATTGACGATCAAAGAAACAACAGAGGAAGCGTCAGCTAGTTCCACGGTAGAAAATACCGAAATTGCCAGCAATAAAGATAAAGATGACGTTGAAGACGAGTTAGAACTCGATACCTGGAACCTTGAAGCTTTTAGCCCATTGAAAAATGTGCTACAACTTCGAGGAGCGGACAAAAAACGCTACAATTGGTTGATATCGCAAGGATATGAACGAACTAAAGCCATGAGTCTAGCACAAGATGCCTCTAAAGTGAATGAACTACGGACACAAGTGAATGCCAGTAAAAATAAACCAACTCCCAATCCCCCTAAAGCCGATGGTATAACTATAGCATTGGCTCCACCAGATTATCCAATAACTACTCTCAATAGTGAGCAAGCTGAAAAGATAAAATCtgccattttgaaaaaagttttggacCAGAAACAGACCGAACTGAAACCAAAGTTTGATGAGTGCGTTTTTGTAACTGATTATCTTAGAGTGATTTGTGCAGACACAAATACCTATCATTGGCTACAAGGCATAGTAAGCAAACTTGAACTATGGGAAGGagcttcactgaaaataatGTCAGAGAAAAAGTTACTGAAAATAGGTATATCCTACTTTGGCTCGTTTGCGGACAGTAAGGATGATAATAATGAagagattttgaaatttattcaatcaCAAAATGATGAACTAGATACATCCAAATGGCATATAATCAAGAGAAAAGATGTACCTAGCAAAAAAGCCGTTGAGCTAACGTTCACAATGGATGCAGAATCAATCCGGAAATTATACTCAACTAAATACTTGATTCGGTACAAGTTTGGAAGGGTTCAGATTTATAAAAAAGAGAAATCAAGTGGACAAAATGTCATCCCAGTCCAACACCCGAAACCAACACGAAATTTTCAGCCGGGATTGAGAAACCCgaggcaaaatttcaataactatAGGCCAAATAATGGTAACAACTTTTTCAGAAATCCTTTCATTCCACCCTGGTTGAATCAACAGCAACCACATCAGTACCAGTACAATTATGGTATGAATAGTGGTGGTTTTGGTCCCAGTCCCAGAGGCCAAACAAATGTGTGGAATGGAAGATTTTAA
- the LOC129756411 gene encoding probable serine/threonine-protein kinase clkA, with protein sequence MSSNTETNKTNQQGSDAPKASTTETTTTTTTQDKVTEVTTAAAATETSATKSDTKDEAATTKEKLSIHARKRRKWLLDIGYDFEEATELAKKHDFETLRKMVIQATDGKPAENTAANKTKKVRPAPMVITHKDYPVKMLEKEQVEKLKGEILKKVLEHKDTDEMKPGFEKCEFKTGYLRILPSDQETLDWLDKTIQQLEVSEAAELKFVPEKEITSIEVFVGEFPDSKDDSSEAILGFIESQNDGLKTSSWIVIDRKEVNDTVCLSFTVDSDSKTGLESRENKLKFKFGQVNLSSKDKPKSSAKPDPKVAVPSKKSSIPPKKTPVPPKKTNLAKSLPNQKPPVANIWTSNAPKFGQNKLAAQTKPVNRGNITRVQNVQPSAPTRSSEPSKLNVARNDGTRFNRPNNPEIRQQSGNRNVPVRDSHSNRNIDQQNDGNRRNAPNNFSSTPFNSGNNYPSRDQLQNDPNQPWANNADFNNRNLSRNEEIARFLQNQNNSGQNVFNSHPVSRNIDSFNEPFNSNRGNRMSSMRTDDNFINPGRSQQDSFDNRSNLRRSDDQFVGNNSNIFERRSNNDNFGESNRNQVDLRSNSLWKDTNFRNTSGQQMSNDDGIPRNSRFQDNMDNPFNRDNFDNRNSDFRRNNDYSDQFDRSNRNQSNNAMERRGIGGFTDSGANMNDSKFGNSFQNQYNSESNRPRGEIDFDSNRARGDPDSGRSRYDPFENLDSNREQFNNRPSSSSQQNSGSLNLADNFFKQLHRINEQKRDTNDRLENSFGGRSNWNTDFNRSTATAFGGSGNRGLDAGGDSGSNNRFSGDGGRSNNRSSGDGGRPTSRFSGPGDVALNNRFSGAGDGGSNNRFSGAGDAPSINRFGGGGDGGSNNRFTNAGDGSNNNRFGGETGRSNDRFNSAGGSGSNNRFSGTGNAASINRFGGGGDGGLNNRFTNAGDGSNNRFGGETGRSNSRFSGGGDSGSNNRFGGGGDGASNNRFGNSGGGSNSRNAGGQSNKRAAGGNMISYPIGLGQAGNVAKKFKNWT encoded by the coding sequence ATGAGCTCAAATacagaaacaaacaaaaccaacCAACAGGGTTCTGATGCACCCAAAGCATCAAcaacagaaacaacaacaacaacaacaacacaggACAAAGTAACCGAAgtaacaacagcagcagccgcaACTGAGACAAGTGCCACTAAATCTGACACTAAAGATGAAGCCGCAACGACAAAGGAAAAACTCTCAATTCATGCCAGGAAACGCCGTAAGTGGTTGCTAGATATCGGATACGATTTTGAGGAAGCAACCGAGCTGGCTAAGAAGCACGACTTCGAGACATTGCGAAAAATGGTCATTCAAGCAACGGATGGGAAACCTGCGGAAAATACAGCGGCGAATAAAACGAAGAAAGTTCGTCCAGCTCCTATGGTTATCACCCATAAAGATTATCCAGTGAAGATGCTTGAAAAAGAGCaggttgaaaaattgaaaggtgaaattttaaaaaaggttcTGGAACACAAAGATACGGATGAGATGAAACCCGGATTTGAAAAGTGTGAATTTAAAACAGGATACTTGCGGATCCTTCCATCTGATCAGGAAACTCTCGATTGGTTGGATAAAACAATTCAACAATTGGAAGTATCTGAAGCGGCAGAGTTAAAATTTGTACCGGAAAAAGAGATAACGAGCATTGAAGTCTTTGTTGGTGAGTTTCCCGACAGCAAGGATGACAGCTCTGAGGCCATTTTGGGATTTATCGAATCGCAAAATGATGGTCTGAAAACGAGCTCATGGATTGTTATTGATCGGAAAGAGGTTAACGACACTGTATGCTTGAGTTTTACCGTAGACTCAGATTCAAAGACGGGTTTAGAGAGCCGAGAAAATAAGCTTAAATTTAAGTTCGGTCAAGTGAATCTGTCTTCAAAAGATAAACCGAAATCAAGCGCAAAGCCCGATCCAAAAGTCGCTGTTCCTTCTAAAAAATCTTCGATACCTCCGAAAAAAACTCCGGTTCCAcctaaaaaaaccaatttggCGAAATCATTACCAAACCAGAAACCGCCAGTGGCAAACATCTGGACCAGTAACGCACCGAAATTCGGTCAGAATAAGCTAGCAGCGCAAACAAAACCAGTGAATCGAGGAAACATAACCCGCGTACAGAATGTTCAACCAAGCGCTCCGACTCGGTCATCTGAGCCAAGCAAACTAAATGTTGCTCGAAATGACGGTACAAGGTTCAATCGACCCAATAATCCTGAGATTAGGCAGCAAAGCGGAAATCGTAATGTTCCAGTGCGAGATTCTCATTCAAATCGGAACATCGATCAGCAAAACGATGGAAACCGTCGTAATGCTCCTAATAACTTTAGTTCAACACCTTTCAATAGTGGTAACAATTATCCCAGCCGCGATCAATTGCAAAATGACCCCAATCAACCATGGGCAAACAATGCGGATTTCAATAATCGCAACTTGTCACGAAATGAAGAAATTGCTCGTTTCCTTCAGAATCAGAATAACAGTGGGCAGAATGTGTTTAATTCTCATCCAGTATCAAGAAACATTGATTCATTTAATGAACCTTTCAATTCTAATAGAGGCAACCGCATGAGTTCGATGAGAACAGATGATAATTTTATCAATCCTGGTAGATCTCAGCAGGATTCCTTTGATAACCGGTCGAATCTACGCAGAAGTGATGATCAGTTTGTCGGAAACAATTCCAATATTTTCGAAAGAAGATCCAACAATGACAATTTCGGAGAATCTAATCGAAATCAGGTTGATCTCAGGTCAAATTCGCTATGGAAGGACACCAATTTTAGAAACACCAGTGGTCAACAAATGTCTAATGACGATGGAATACCAAGAAATTCCAGATTCCAAGATAATATGGACAATCCATTTAACCGAGATAATTTCGACAACAGGAATTCCGACTTTAGGAGGAATAATGATTATTCTGATCAGTTTGACCGTTCTAATAGAAATCAATCGAACAATGCTATGGAAAGAAGAGGTATCGGAGGGTTTACCGATTCTGGAGCTAACATGAACGATTCTAAGTTTGGAAATTCATTCCAAAATCAGTACAACAGTGAGTCTAACAGGCCGAGGGgcgaaattgattttgattcgaACAGAGCAAGAGGCGATCCCGATTCTGGTAGATCTCGATACGATCCGTTCGAAAATTTGGATTCAAATCGTGAACAGTTTAACAACCGCCCGAGCAGCAGCTCTCAGCAAAATTCTGGTTCGCTCAATTTggcagataattttttcaagcAGCTGCATCGCATAAACGAACAAAAAAGAGATACAAACGATCGCCTGGAAAATAGTTTCGGCGGAAGAAGTAATTGGAATACTGATTTCAACCGATCAACAGCAACTGCTTTTGGTGGATCTGGAAATCGCGGGTTGGATGCCGGTGGCGACAGTGGTTCGAATAATCGATTTAGTGGCGATGGCGGTAGATCGAATAATCGATCAAGTGGCGATGGCGGAAGACCAACCAGTCGTTTCAGTGGCCCGGGAGATGTTGCATTGAATAACCGATTCAGTGGCGCAGGCGACGGTGGATCCAACAACCGGTTCAGTGGAGCAGGAGATGCTCCATCGATCAACCGATTCGGTGGTGGAGGAGATGGTGGTTCGAATAATCGATTCACTAACGCAGGCGATGGATCGAATAACAATCGATTTGGTGGCGAAACTGGCAGATCAAATGATCGATTCAACAGTGCAGGAGGTAGTGGATCGAATAATCGATTTAGTGGCACAGGAAATGCTGCATCGATCAACCGATTTGGTGGTGGAGGAGATGGTGGTTTGAATAATCGGTTCACTAACGCAGGCGACGGATCGAATAATCGGTTTGGCGGTGAAACTGGTAGATCTAATAGCCGATTCAGTGGTGGAGGAGATAGCGGATCCAACAATCGATTTGGTGGCGGAGGAGATGGTGCATCAAACAATCGATTTGGTAACTCAGGAGGTGGCTCTAACAGCCGCAATGCTGGTGGTCAATCCAATAAGCGCGCTGCTGGTGGTAACATGATAAGCTATCCCATCGGTCTCGGTCAAGCTGGTAATGTcgcgaaaaaattcaaaaactggaCGTAA
- the LOC129756414 gene encoding RNA exonuclease 5, which yields MKSKTDRMLDSGANGSDSRSKKELRLERKKRKILALAEVMQLNEQERTSCAVSSQTTELEKTASERKEPSLSNKGEEPEEKKMKPTLTEEADYKSLKAAVNQKRDRMRNIPRLRLKEVGEEALMKTKPEDRVPLFLDDVQSLLMHTLLKTDSPMTPSRWAVLEKAAKLTHTTVLLIEGLTSDDFVNHDSDFKECKKLFQNVLQIVAPSDRLVEELACIPLSDSHKDILVAEYGSLEAAMLVCKDNLLIRRSIFNNIDYTDEANEQLLDYGDMDLPPGDKFPRTQLLLSPIQMINEDYPLPLIGNLKHRFAGYITTNDHYAPVTPKSPLFALDCEMCRTSIGASELTRVSIVDEQGNEFYETLVRPDNKIVDYVTQFSGITPEMMKNVSKTLKDVHKDLKNKFPPDAILVGQSLNFDLHALKVMHPYVIDTSTLFNITGTVGTKTKLKVLTKKFLERDIQCSSGGHNSIEDCVASLELVKLKLSKNIYFGDQWLQDRRNYHKKASKVGIATQEEVKQLSTEPVASEITTTLFGHTSKKNKKATIVTNANNLDNFEEYFGGAIESNPEVKRLLGFNKVSSEEAVIEYTVQNCLNYDFNLSCIQLNPKELETDEMKGQKISQIDGWIRALYEAISLNGLLVVLLAGGEVNQSSRMAVAMIQTKKP from the exons ATGAAGAGCAAAACTGACCGAATGTTGGATTCTGGTGCCAATGGTTCCGACTCTAGATCGAAGAAGGAGTTACGACTGGAGCGTAAAAAACGGAAAATCCTGGCACTTGCTGAGGTGATGCAGCTGAATGAGCAGGAAAGGACTAGTTGCGCTGTTTCATCGCAAACCACTGAACTAGAAAAAACGGCTTCAGAGCGGAAAGAACCTTCTCTTTCCAACAAAGGGGAAGAACCtgaggagaaaaaaatgaaaccaactCTGACTGAAGAAGCCGATTACAAGTCCTTAAAAGCGGCAGTCAACCAAAAACGGGACAGGATGCGTAACATCCCCAGACTCCGACTAAAGGAAGTGGGCGAAGAAGCTTTAATGAAAACGAAACCTGAAGATCGGGTCCCACTGTTTCTGGATGACGTTCAGTCTCTGTTGATGCACACCTTGTTGAAGACCGATTCACCGATGACCCCGAGTCGGTGGGCCGTGTTGGAAAAAGCAGCTAAACTAACTCACACAACTGTGCTCCTGATTGAGGGTTTGACTTCCGACGATTTCGTGAATCACGATTCCGATTTCAAGGAGTGCAAAAAATTGTTCCAAAATGTTTTGCAG ATAGTGGCACCAAGTGATCGGTTGGTCGAAGAGCTCGCTTGCATTCCCCTGAGTGACTCGCACAAGGATATTCTGGTTGCCGAATACGGTTCCCTGGAGGCAGCAATGCTCGTTTGCAAAGATAATCTATTGATTCGGCGGAGTATCTTCAACAACATCGATTACACCGACGAAGCGAACGAGCAGCTCCTCGATTACGGTGACATGGATTTGCCGCCGGGTGATAAATTTCCGAGGACGCAGCTGCTGTTGTCCCCGATACAGATGATCAATGAAGATTACCCGCTACCCCTTATTG GTAACTTAAAACATCGCTTCGCTGGTTATATAACTACCAATGACCACTACGCGCCGGTCACGCCAAAATCGCCGCTGTTCGCGTTGGACTGCGAAATGTGCCGCACCAGTATCGGAGCTTCCGAACTGACCCGAGTATCGATTGTCGATGAGCAGGGTAACGAGTTCTACGAAACGTTGGTTAGACCGGATAACAAAATTGTCGATTACGTAACCCAATTTTCCGGTATTACTccggaaatgatgaaaaatgtttcgaaaacTTTGAAAGATGTACATAAGGATCTTAAGAATAAATTTCCACCGGATGCAATCTTAGTTGGCCAATCGTTAAATTTTGATCTCCATGCGTTGAAGGTGATGCACCCATATGTGATCGATACAAGCACTCTGTTCAACATAACTGGAACTGTAGGGACGAAAACCAAACTTAAAGTGTTGACAAAAAAGTTCCTAGAACGAGACATCCAGTGTTCCTCCGGAGGTCACAATTCGATCGAAGATTGCGTGGCTTCTCTAGAATTGGTCAAACTAAagctttcgaaaaatatttattttggagATCAGTGGTTACAGGACAGGCGCAACTACCACAAAAAGGCCAGTAAGGTAGGGATAGCAACGCAGGAAGAAGTGAAACAACTCAGTACCGAACCTGTGGCATCTGAAATCACAACCACTTTATTCGGTCATACTAGTAAGAAGAATAAAAAAGCCACAATTGTTACCAACGCcaacaatttagacaatttcgaAGAATACTTCGGAGGAGCGATTGAATCAAATCCTGAAGTGAAACGACTCTTGGGATTCAATAAAGTTAGCAGTGAGGAAGCAGTAATTGAGTATACTGTTCAAAATTGCCTCAactatgattttaatttgagcTGCATTCAACTAAATCCAAAAGAGCTTGAGACCGATGAGATGAAgggtcaaaaaatttctcaaattgacGGATGGATTCGGGCGCTTTACGAAGCCATTTCCCTAAACGGCTTGCTGGTTGTGCTTCTAGCCGGAGGAGAAGTAAATCAGAGCAGCAGAATGGCTGTCGCTATGATTCAAACTAAAAAACCTTAG